In Mytilus trossulus isolate FHL-02 chromosome 14, PNRI_Mtr1.1.1.hap1, whole genome shotgun sequence, a genomic segment contains:
- the LOC134696593 gene encoding collagen alpha-3(VI) chain-like codes for MKVYLIFITFGILLHLFDCVKKDIVFVVDRSGSLTSADINGTIDFIYNVTSYLDIGSDNVKISIVTFNDEVHTEIKFNDYSTKEELLTAIANLKGMSTNGGTYTYDALDHVRNSTLTSDGARDDAEKIVVVMTDGASIDLVATIAMADKLRNDLSAELFSIAVGSKPDQIEIDGIANDPDSYYVHSVSDFVYLCNMIPSLVPKLDEGAVANVASDCPVEPGVTTEAAAVLEVSDSSSSNWVWILAAILGAILLILLLICCILFLKKKKRKPKEKTETYKNIDFSTSRPAVQGKPISYRESSILSNNGWTSGVNKELVESSIYNLNRESTASLSSVMYRDMFQFKPESKQNQWVE; via the exons ATGAAAGTATATCTGATTTTCATCACATTTGGAATATTGCTGCATCTATTCGATTGCGTTAAGAaag atatagTATTTGTTGTAGACAGATCTGGAAGTTTAACATCAGCTGACATAAATGGAACAATTGACTTCATCTATAATGTGACGTCATATCTCGATATTGGCTCCGACAATGTAAAGATTTCAATCGTAACTTTCAATGACGAAGTACacactgaaataaaattcaacgATTACTCTACGAAAGAAGAACTATTGACTGCAATTGCTAACTTGAAAGGAATGTCAACAAATGGCGGGACTTATACTTATGACGCATTAGATCACGTGCGAAATAGCACATTAACGTCTGATGGGGCGCGTGATGACGCTGAAAAGATTGTTGTTGTAATGACTGATGGGGCCTCAATTGATCTCGTAGCAACAATCGCTATGGCAGATAAATTACGTAACGATTTGTCTGCTGAATTGTTTTCGATTGCAGTTGGAAGTAAACCTGACCAAATTGAAATCGACGGAATTGCAAACGACCCTGACAGTTACTACGTGCATTCTGTTTCCGATTTTGTATATCTTTGTAACATGATTCCGTCTTTAGTTCCAAAGCTGG ATGAAGGTGCTGTAGCCAACGTTGCTAGTGATTGTCCAGTAGAACCTGGTGTAACAACAGAAGCTGCTGCAGTTCTAGAAGTGTCCGATAGCTCATCGA GTAATTGGGTGTGGATATTGGCAGCAATCCTTGGGGCTATTCTACTCATTCTTTTATTgatatgttgtattttgtttttgaaaaagaaaaagag gaAACCAAAGGAGAAAACggaaacatacaaaaacattgatttttctaccTCCAGACCAGCAGTTCAAGGAAAACCAATATCATATCGAGAATCGTCAATACTGTCAAACAATGGTTGGACTTCAGGAGTAAATAAAGAATTAGTAGAATCGTCTATTTATAATCTCAACCGAGAATCAACAGCATCTCTAAGTTCGGTTATGTACAGGGATATGTTTCAGTTCAAACCAGAATCCAAACAAAATCAGTGGGTTGAAtaa